The Collimonas fungivorans Ter331 genome has a segment encoding these proteins:
- a CDS encoding response regulator, translating to MKVASPIRVLIADDHRIVRRGLQHILNASPGIVVIGEASDYNGITDILREQPCDVLLLDISMPGKDGIEILHLLKKREPMLRIMVLSSHGPEQFAVRALKAGAASYLTKDGAPDELVEAVRVVARGRKYISKSLAESLANHVIEEDDLMPHEQLSNREFQTVRMIASGQTRTEIAKNLSISPKTVSVYRSRVFEKMGVRTNAELTRYAIEHGLLE from the coding sequence ATGAAAGTTGCATCACCGATTCGGGTATTGATCGCTGATGATCATCGTATTGTCAGGCGCGGGCTGCAGCACATCCTGAACGCCAGTCCAGGCATCGTCGTGATCGGCGAAGCCAGCGACTACAACGGCATCACCGATATCCTGAGGGAGCAGCCGTGCGATGTACTGCTGCTGGATATATCGATGCCGGGCAAGGACGGCATCGAAATCCTGCATCTGCTCAAGAAGCGCGAACCCATGCTGCGCATCATGGTGCTGAGCAGCCATGGTCCGGAACAGTTTGCGGTGCGCGCCTTGAAGGCCGGCGCGGCTTCCTACCTGACCAAGGACGGTGCGCCGGATGAACTGGTAGAAGCGGTGCGGGTAGTCGCGCGCGGCCGCAAGTACATCAGCAAGAGTTTGGCGGAATCATTGGCCAACCATGTCATCGAAGAAGATGACCTGATGCCGCATGAACAATTGTCCAACCGCGAATTCCAGACAGTGCGCATGATCGCCTCGGGCCAGACCCGTACCGAGATTGCAAAAAACCTCTCCATCAGCCCCAAGACCGTCAGCGTCTATCGTTCCCGCGTGTTCGAGAAAATGGGCGTGCGCACCAATGCTGAACTGACCCGCTACGCCATCGAGCACGGTTTGCTCGAATAG
- a CDS encoding EscU/YscU/HrcU family type III secretion system export apparatus switch protein → METEGSGRKSVVALSHAHQDRAPLVVAKGYGAVAEAIMQKAREHGLYVHASPDLVKLLMHVDLDQQVPPQLYLAVAELLAWVYSLENEQERSAPA, encoded by the coding sequence GTGGAAACTGAGGGCTCAGGCCGTAAAAGCGTGGTAGCGTTATCACATGCGCATCAGGACCGGGCGCCGCTGGTGGTGGCAAAAGGTTACGGCGCCGTGGCCGAGGCCATCATGCAAAAGGCGCGCGAGCACGGCTTGTATGTGCATGCGTCGCCCGACCTGGTGAAGCTGCTGATGCACGTCGACCTCGACCAGCAGGTGCCGCCGCAGCTTTATCTGGCGGTAGCCGAGTTGCTGGCCTGGGTGTACAGCTTGGAAAATGAGCAGGAGCGGTCGGCGCCTGCGTGA
- a CDS encoding sensor histidine kinase — protein MQRFTSAWRRLLAASKTDSIFYGSRFMRLVYAIIVTAILVIGYVWLYAGYQIGSDYERDVKTIQHSHTIVVCNFTQRLLRSIDERDRLLRLVRDDFQMADGKIDLLRYTKIFGGLYTQLNIVDQGGRLLASTKPAAAADWSGNELYVAQRDHLDDALRFARPRKLPGNGQWVMHMARRIFSSKGDFAGIVELEFAVDRLPALYARLDRIRAGERQVVGSDGIAVDGPPANERMILRRIDETVMELDDGELSKSRPFADQKALDDQHSWVSRKLEPYPLLLSVKLPDPEPLPGQESPKLLGYIMYACVPTLLILLLMSLAYRTIKRQYEVVRKYDTLRRRASDANKRKSRFLATVVHELRTPLSGVHGYSELVRDTSSDPQSREFGDLIHQSAIYLHGLLNTLFDLARIEAGRVVIFHENIETLSYFEYVGSMHRINADKKGLSFQMRLAPDLPGNFLCDRVRLSQILNNMLDNAVKFTVTGGVTIEVTTFRDKLKIRVLDTGPGISKGELKHLFEYFYQAESVRAGRSRGLGLGLSLAKEFTDLIRGSIRIDSEVGVGTVVNLSIPLNAR, from the coding sequence ATGCAAAGATTTACCTCTGCCTGGCGCCGCCTGCTAGCCGCTTCAAAGACGGACAGCATTTTCTACGGCTCGCGTTTCATGCGCCTCGTCTACGCAATCATAGTTACAGCCATCCTGGTCATCGGCTACGTCTGGCTGTACGCCGGTTACCAGATCGGTTCCGACTACGAGCGCGATGTCAAAACCATACAGCACAGCCATACCATCGTGGTGTGCAACTTTACCCAGCGGTTGCTGCGTTCGATTGACGAACGCGACCGCTTGCTGCGGCTGGTGCGCGACGATTTCCAGATGGCCGACGGGAAAATCGACCTGCTGCGCTATACAAAGATATTCGGCGGCTTATATACGCAGCTGAACATCGTGGACCAGGGCGGACGCCTGCTCGCATCGACCAAGCCGGCGGCAGCCGCCGACTGGAGCGGCAACGAACTGTATGTCGCCCAGCGCGACCACTTGGATGACGCCTTGCGTTTTGCCCGTCCGCGCAAATTGCCTGGCAACGGCCAATGGGTGATGCATATGGCGCGCCGCATCTTTTCTTCCAAGGGGGATTTCGCCGGCATCGTCGAACTGGAATTCGCGGTAGACCGGCTGCCGGCCTTGTATGCGCGCCTGGACCGGATCCGCGCCGGCGAACGGCAGGTGGTTGGCAGCGATGGCATTGCCGTCGACGGACCGCCGGCCAACGAAAGAATGATCTTGCGCCGGATCGATGAAACGGTGATGGAGCTGGACGATGGCGAACTGAGCAAGAGCCGGCCTTTCGCCGACCAGAAGGCTCTTGACGATCAGCATTCATGGGTGTCGCGCAAGCTGGAGCCTTATCCGCTGCTGCTGTCGGTGAAACTGCCTGACCCGGAACCGTTGCCGGGACAGGAGAGCCCCAAGCTGCTGGGATATATCATGTACGCCTGCGTGCCGACCCTGCTGATCCTGCTGCTGATGAGCCTGGCCTATCGCACCATCAAGCGGCAATATGAAGTGGTGCGCAAATACGATACCTTGCGCCGCCGCGCCAGCGATGCCAACAAGCGGAAATCGCGTTTCCTGGCGACGGTGGTGCATGAGCTGCGCACGCCCTTGAGCGGCGTCCACGGCTATTCCGAGCTGGTGCGGGACACCAGCAGCGATCCGCAAAGCCGCGAGTTCGGCGACCTGATCCACCAGAGTGCGATCTACCTGCACGGCTTGCTGAACACCTTGTTTGACCTGGCGCGCATCGAAGCCGGCAGGGTCGTGATATTCCACGAGAATATCGAGACGCTGAGCTATTTCGAATACGTCGGCTCCATGCACAGAATCAATGCCGACAAGAAGGGCCTGAGTTTCCAGATGCGGCTGGCGCCGGATTTGCCCGGCAATTTCCTGTGCGATCGCGTCAGGTTGTCGCAGATACTCAACAACATGCTGGATAACGCCGTCAAATTCACCGTCACCGGCGGCGTTACGATAGAAGTCACTACCTTCAGGGACAAGCTCAAGATCAGGGTGCTCGATACCGGCCCCGGCATCTCCAAAGGCGAACTGAAACATCTGTTCGAATATTTCTACCAGGCCGAATCGGTGCGCGCCGGCCGCAGCCGCGGCCTGGGCCTGGGTTTGTCGCTGGCCAAAGAGTTTACCGACCTGATCCGCGGCAGCATCCGCATCGACTCCGAGGTGGGTGTCGGCACCGTGGTCAATCTCAGCATTCCGCTGAATGCGCGCTGA
- a CDS encoding chemotaxis protein CheW, with amino-acid sequence MTLAAQTPTQIRRSTVQHEVAGQEFLTFTLGKEEYGIDILKVQELRGYDNVTQIANAPDFLKGVVNLRGVITPIIDMRIKFSLAASSYDQFTVVVILHLGQRTVGMVVDGVSDVITLSSQQIKPAPEMGTVLNTDYLIGLGTLDDRMLILLDIDKLMSSDEIGLINKLTA; translated from the coding sequence ATGACGCTTGCCGCTCAAACACCTACCCAGATACGCCGTTCCACTGTCCAGCATGAGGTCGCCGGCCAGGAATTCCTGACTTTCACCTTGGGCAAGGAGGAGTACGGCATCGATATCCTCAAGGTGCAGGAACTGCGCGGTTACGACAATGTCACCCAGATCGCCAACGCGCCCGATTTCCTGAAAGGCGTGGTCAACCTGCGCGGGGTGATCACGCCCATCATCGACATGCGCATCAAGTTCAGCCTGGCAGCCTCCAGCTATGACCAGTTTACCGTGGTCGTCATCCTCCATCTTGGCCAGCGCACGGTGGGCATGGTGGTCGACGGCGTGTCCGATGTCATTACGCTGTCGAGCCAGCAGATCAAGCCGGCGCCGGAAATGGGCACGGTGCTCAACACCGATTACCTGATCGGCCTTGGCACGCTCGACGACCGCATGCTGATCCTGCTGGATATCGACAAGCTGATGTCCAGCGATGAGATCGGCCTGATCAACAAGCTGACCGCCTGA
- a CDS encoding Hpt domain-containing response regulator, with protein sequence MRSALILVVEDHPINRRMLQAQLAAEGWQSELVATGAEALLWLTHTRPVAVITDYVLEDMTGVELLHRVRRWEADASALPAIPMILYSGMSLDYLQRESRGLDCTAILTKPISRAQLRQTLAPIVAQKLPAATPAAPDDLLTDLLQFGYLQLASLKLSIKNQRWAETASIAHGLRGAAAVLQLKEISQAAAEIENQSRTNPSETMEDAFSRLQNALERLALQLNASRAKPL encoded by the coding sequence ATGCGTTCCGCTTTAATTCTTGTGGTTGAAGACCATCCAATCAACCGTCGCATGCTGCAGGCGCAGCTGGCGGCCGAAGGCTGGCAGAGCGAACTGGTCGCCACCGGCGCCGAAGCCTTGCTGTGGCTGACGCATACCAGGCCGGTGGCGGTCATTACCGATTATGTGCTGGAAGACATGACCGGCGTCGAACTGCTGCACCGGGTCAGGCGCTGGGAAGCCGACGCATCGGCCTTGCCGGCGATCCCGATGATCCTCTACAGCGGCATGTCGCTCGACTACCTGCAGCGCGAATCGAGGGGCCTGGATTGCACCGCCATCCTGACCAAGCCGATCAGTCGCGCGCAGCTGCGGCAAACGCTGGCGCCGATAGTTGCGCAAAAATTGCCCGCCGCTACACCCGCCGCGCCCGACGATTTGCTGACCGACCTGCTGCAGTTCGGTTACCTGCAGTTGGCCAGCCTCAAGCTCAGCATAAAAAACCAGCGGTGGGCGGAGACGGCGAGCATCGCGCATGGCTTGCGCGGCGCGGCGGCGGTATTGCAGCTGAAAGAAATTTCGCAAGCCGCTGCAGAAATCGAGAACCAATCGCGCACTAACCCGTCTGAGACTATGGAAGACGCTTTCAGCCGTTTGCAAAATGCGCTGGAACGGCTAGCTTTGCAGCTCAATGCAAGCCGTGCAAAGCCGCTGTAG
- a CDS encoding methyl-accepting chemotaxis protein, with amino-acid sequence MTFTNTRIGVRLGVGFTAILLLVVAITGIGIWRLQQTGAAVDTMVSQFLVRERLAAEWQDAVAVNAVRTMAVVRSDDSKTQKIFQSEMSATSERASELQTKLHGLSDDQGRQALGEIAAARAAYTEMRDTVLTTRQYGSAESAVAMIEKDLDPARKEYLGKLQKFVDGQRQAIDGAALDIAANYRSGRNLLVIFGALAILLGAAFAWRLTGGIVKPLHAAVAVAQRVAQGDLSASIEVKGKDETGQLLQGIKEMILALRDTVSRVRNGTESIVTASRQIAAGNQDLSSRTEQQAASLEQTAASMEQLTSTVRQNADNARQANQLAENAASVALSGGQMVSEVVATMALIRDSSHQISDIIGVIDGIAFQTNILALNAAVEAARAGEQGRGFAVVAAEVRNLAQRSAVAAKDIKVLIGASVDKVDAGGRQVDAAGAAMSEIVASIRRVVDIMAEIAAASEQQSGGIDQVNQAVGQMDQATQQNAALVEQAAAAAHSLQQQAGELLQAVSIFQLAEEAGQAYPGMQERQDFAEAAALPDMPEEHHADGRSVLVSIN; translated from the coding sequence ATGACTTTTACAAATACAAGAATAGGAGTCCGGCTGGGCGTTGGATTTACAGCCATATTGCTGCTGGTGGTGGCCATTACGGGGATAGGCATCTGGCGCTTGCAGCAGACCGGCGCCGCGGTCGACACCATGGTGTCGCAATTCCTGGTGCGGGAACGGCTGGCGGCGGAATGGCAGGATGCGGTGGCAGTCAATGCCGTGCGCACGATGGCGGTGGTGCGCAGCGACGACAGTAAAACCCAGAAAATATTCCAATCGGAAATGAGCGCGACATCCGAGCGCGCATCGGAACTGCAAACCAAGCTGCATGGATTGTCCGACGACCAGGGCCGGCAAGCCCTGGGAGAGATCGCCGCGGCGCGCGCCGCCTATACCGAAATGCGGGATACCGTGCTGACCACGCGCCAGTACGGCAGCGCCGAAAGCGCGGTGGCCATGATAGAAAAGGATCTAGACCCGGCGCGCAAGGAGTACCTGGGCAAACTGCAGAAATTCGTCGATGGACAACGCCAGGCAATCGATGGCGCCGCGCTGGATATCGCCGCCAACTATCGCTCCGGCCGCAACCTGCTGGTGATATTCGGCGCCCTGGCGATCCTGCTCGGCGCGGCGTTTGCCTGGCGCCTGACCGGCGGCATCGTCAAGCCGCTGCACGCGGCAGTCGCGGTGGCGCAACGAGTGGCGCAAGGCGACCTGAGCGCCAGCATCGAGGTCAAGGGCAAGGATGAAACCGGGCAGCTGCTGCAAGGCATCAAGGAGATGATCCTTGCCTTGCGCGACACGGTCAGCCGGGTGCGCAACGGCACCGAAAGCATCGTCACCGCCTCGCGCCAGATCGCCGCTGGCAATCAGGACCTGTCCAGCCGCACCGAACAGCAGGCCGCCAGCCTGGAGCAGACCGCGGCGTCGATGGAGCAGCTGACTTCAACCGTCAGGCAAAACGCCGACAATGCGCGGCAAGCCAACCAGCTGGCTGAAAATGCCGCATCGGTGGCGCTAAGCGGCGGCCAGATGGTGTCCGAGGTGGTTGCCACCATGGCGCTGATCAGGGACAGCTCGCACCAGATCAGCGACATCATCGGCGTCATCGACGGCATTGCATTCCAGACAAATATATTGGCGCTGAACGCCGCCGTGGAAGCGGCGCGCGCCGGTGAACAGGGGCGGGGTTTTGCGGTGGTGGCTGCCGAGGTGCGCAACCTGGCGCAGCGTTCGGCTGTCGCCGCCAAGGATATCAAGGTTTTGATCGGCGCTTCGGTCGACAAGGTGGACGCCGGCGGCAGGCAGGTTGACGCCGCCGGCGCCGCGATGAGCGAGATTGTCGCCTCGATCCGGCGCGTGGTCGACATCATGGCCGAAATCGCCGCCGCCAGCGAGCAGCAGAGCGGCGGCATCGACCAGGTCAACCAGGCAGTGGGACAAATGGACCAGGCCACGCAACAAAATGCTGCGCTGGTGGAGCAGGCCGCCGCCGCCGCACACAGCTTGCAGCAGCAGGCTGGGGAGCTGTTGCAGGCGGTCAGCATCTTTCAGCTGGCGGAGGAGGCCGGGCAAGCCTATCCAGGCATGCAGGAAAGACAAGATTTTGCCGAAGCGGCAGCATTGCCAGACATGCCAGAAGAGCATCATGCCGACGGCCGGTCTGTCTTGGTCAGCATAAATTGA